Proteins encoded together in one Bombus vancouverensis nearcticus chromosome 14, iyBomVanc1_principal, whole genome shotgun sequence window:
- the LOC117156173 gene encoding uncharacterized protein LOC117156173, translated as MKWIVFGITLVIRNYIISCQDIVFPNNEEISHVSGNAAITERIPVAAPNICPKGMLLYPGAGSKSTWVCDCRPRFLYFPLNDSCHEAYRQGPCAPQNYVVLPKDEVIPKCVKNPCLEDGLVQYNNTCYPLRTTGGPCAPNGVIGVNETTFDLECMSTDIAPFIIIDPPLRKCPVGSRRNVLGICRVILT; from the exons ATGAAGTGGATAGTTTTTGGTATCACATTAGTAATACGCAATTATATAATATCCTGTCAGGATATTGTATTTCCAAATAATGAAGAGATATCTCACGTGAGCGGCAATGCGGCG aTAACAGAACGTATTCCAGTGGCTGCACCAAATATATGTCCCAAAGGCATGCTTCTTTATCCTGGAGCTGGAAGTAAAAGTACATGGGTATGCGATTGTAGACCTagatttctatattttccattGAATGATAGTTGTCATGAAGCATATAGACAAGGACCTTGTGCACCACAGAATTATGTTGTACTTCCTAAGGATGAAGTTATACCAAAGTGTGTGAAAAATCCTTGCCTGGAAGACGGCttagtacaatataataatacatgTTATCCTCTAAGAACTACAGGTGGTCCTTGTGCCCCTAATGGAGTAATAGGAGTGAATGAAACTACATTTGACTTAGAATGTATGTCAACAGATATTGCACCATTCATAATTATTGATCCACCTTTAAGAAAGTGTCCCGTGGGAAGCCGTAGGAATGTACTTGGAATATGTAGAGTAATTTTAACCTAA
- the mtTFB2 gene encoding mitochondrial transcription factor B2 isoform X1: MLYHKLITLSISCIVQVRKLHNDVTHSLTRKRLSLMQLPQYKDNSNYLHTKNYKINGIPAPLSKYLNNMNPIFRDKVIKNYLSCNVNMIDPYLVNDNVSNEFSTLIKDDLLENMSYVIELNPGYGLLTRRLLEAGVSFIHLYESNGAFYQELQSLKAIFPNRIKITQANLLKMPKMLDLNKSCSASPNMNLCKLYDNVPRREWEDKSCMQIIGTVTKPLFIRHLTLSVIFQTGFMMHGRTIFYLAVSPSIWNTYTCCNKRHLAPQIMFQILFNFTMFGKLDRKGFLPWQQVRKSRTSKFRSKDDNQVLFVVKLEPKSNILSLFGGREDLIYFWHFVRQYLYKSSSAIIPTLERVIPGFGERLIKKNYNIFTQFRELNIDQIIDLYMEFKSCPEFNESSFLASGNDIRRIYDPYMKAE, from the exons ATGTTATATCataaattaataacattatCGATTTCATGTATAGTACAAGTTAGGAAATTGCATAATGATGTCACTCATTCTTTGACAAGAAAGCGTTTAAGTCTTATGCAATTACCACAGTACAAAGACAACTCAAACTATTTACATACAAAAAATTATAAGATTAATGGAATTCCTGCACCACTttccaaatatttaaataatatgaatCCAATATTTAGGGACaaagttataaaaaattatttgtcatGTAATGTAAATATGATCGATCCATATTTAGTAAATGATAATGTAAGCAATGAGTTTAGTACATTGATTAAAGatgatttattagaaaatatgtCTTATGTGATTGAATTAAATCCTGGCTATGGTTTATTAACAAGAAGGTTGTTAGAAGCTGGTGTATCATTTATACATTTGTATGAAAGTAATGGTGCATTTTATCAGGAACTACAAAGTTTAAAAGCAATCTTTCCTAATCGAATTAAAATAACACAAGCGAATCTTCTTAAGATGCCCAAAATGTTAGATTTAAATAAGTCATGTAGTGCATCTCCTAATATGAACTTATGTAAACTATATGATAATGTACCAAGAAGAGAATGGGAAGATAAAAGTTGTATGCAAATAATTGGAACAGTAACTAAACCTTTATTTATAAGACACTTAACATTAAGTGTAATATTTCAAACAGGCTTCATGATGCATGGAAGAACAATTTTTTATCTTGCAGTATCACCATCTATATGGAAT ACATACACGTGCTGCAATAAAAGACATTTAGCTCCACAAATTATGTTTCAAAtactatttaattttacaatgttTGGAAAATTAGATAGAAAAGGATTTCTACCATGGCAACAAGTCAGAAAATCAAGGACTAGTAAGTTTAGATCCAAGGATGATAATCAAGTATTATTTGTTGTTAAATTAGAAccaaaatcaaatattttatcattatttgGTGGAAGGGAAGACCTGATATATTTTTGGCATTTTGTTCGACAGTATTTATATAAGTCATCATCGGCGATAATACCAACACTGGA GAGAGTAATACCAGGTTTTGGTgaaagattaataaaaaaaaattataatatatttactcaGTTTAGGGAATTGAATATCGATCAAATAATTGATCTTTATATGGAGTTTAAATCTTGTCCAGAATTTAATGAAAGTTCCTTTTTAGCAAGTGGAAATGATATTAGAAGAATATATGATCCATATATGAAAGCAGAATGA
- the mtTFB2 gene encoding mitochondrial transcription factor B2 isoform X2: MLYHKLITLSISCIVQVRKLHNDVTHSLTRKRLSLMQLPQYKDNSNYLHTKNYKINGIPAPLSKYLNNMNPIFRDKVIKNYLSCNVNMIDPYLVNDNVSNEFSTLIKDDLLENMSYVIELNPGYGLLTRRLLEAGVSFIHLYESNGAFYQELQSLKAIFPNRIKITQANLLKMPKMLDLNKSCSASPNMNLCKLYDNVPRREWEDKSCMQIIGTVTKPLFIRHLTLSVIFQTGFMMHGRTIFYLAVSPSIWNTYTCCNKRHLAPQIMFQILFNFTMFGKLDRKGFLPWQQVRKSRTSKFRSKDDNQVLFVVKLEPKSNILSLFGGREDLIYFWHFVRQYLYKSSSAIIPTLDKWK, encoded by the exons ATGTTATATCataaattaataacattatCGATTTCATGTATAGTACAAGTTAGGAAATTGCATAATGATGTCACTCATTCTTTGACAAGAAAGCGTTTAAGTCTTATGCAATTACCACAGTACAAAGACAACTCAAACTATTTACATACAAAAAATTATAAGATTAATGGAATTCCTGCACCACTttccaaatatttaaataatatgaatCCAATATTTAGGGACaaagttataaaaaattatttgtcatGTAATGTAAATATGATCGATCCATATTTAGTAAATGATAATGTAAGCAATGAGTTTAGTACATTGATTAAAGatgatttattagaaaatatgtCTTATGTGATTGAATTAAATCCTGGCTATGGTTTATTAACAAGAAGGTTGTTAGAAGCTGGTGTATCATTTATACATTTGTATGAAAGTAATGGTGCATTTTATCAGGAACTACAAAGTTTAAAAGCAATCTTTCCTAATCGAATTAAAATAACACAAGCGAATCTTCTTAAGATGCCCAAAATGTTAGATTTAAATAAGTCATGTAGTGCATCTCCTAATATGAACTTATGTAAACTATATGATAATGTACCAAGAAGAGAATGGGAAGATAAAAGTTGTATGCAAATAATTGGAACAGTAACTAAACCTTTATTTATAAGACACTTAACATTAAGTGTAATATTTCAAACAGGCTTCATGATGCATGGAAGAACAATTTTTTATCTTGCAGTATCACCATCTATATGGAAT ACATACACGTGCTGCAATAAAAGACATTTAGCTCCACAAATTATGTTTCAAAtactatttaattttacaatgttTGGAAAATTAGATAGAAAAGGATTTCTACCATGGCAACAAGTCAGAAAATCAAGGACTAGTAAGTTTAGATCCAAGGATGATAATCAAGTATTATTTGTTGTTAAATTAGAAccaaaatcaaatattttatcattatttgGTGGAAGGGAAGACCTGATATATTTTTGGCATTTTGTTCGACAGTATTTATATAAGTCATCATCGGCGATAATACCAACACTGGA CAAGTGGAAATGA
- the LOC117156170 gene encoding 3'(2'),5'-bisphosphate nucleotidase 1: MAQSACLLSRIVASSITATVRAGKIIRDVMAHGGLNIVEKGKDDLQTEADRCAQRCIIASLSQQFPNITIIGEEGASNCEVPSDWIVTDVDQEVLKLKLPAYLEDIDPKDVCIWVDPLDGTSEYAQGLVEHVTVLVGVAVGHRAVGGIIHQPYYKNTENEILGRTLWGINGVGFGGFAPTPPPEGKRIITTTSSHSNSNVQAAINALSPDEVLRVGGAGYKVILLMEGKAHAYVFASKGCKRWDTCAPEAILYAVGGTLTDFYGEQYSYNAETAYSNDKGVLATAPGQTHQWYLNHIPYEIKQKLGQ, encoded by the exons ATGGCACAAAGTGCTTGTTTATTATCTCGAATAGTGGCTTCTTCTATAACTGCTACAGTAAGAGCAGGTAAAATTATAAGAGATGTTATGGCTCATGGAGGCCTAAATATAGTAGAGAAAGGCAAGGATGATTTACAAACTGAAGCTGATCGTTGTGCTCAAAGGTGTATTATTGCTTCATTAAGCCAGCAATTTCCAAATATTACCATTATTGGTGAAGAAGGAGCATCAAACTGTGAAGTACCGTCTGATTGGATTGTAACAGATGTGGATCAAGAAGTACTGAAATTAAAGTTACCAGCCTATCTGGAAGATATTGATCCTAAAGATGTGTGTATTTGGGTAGATCCATTGGatg GAACGTCAGAGTATGCACAAGGTCTTGTGGAACATGTTACAGTACTAGTAGGAGTGGCAGTTGGACATAGAGCAGTTGGAGGTATAATTCATCAGccgtattataaaaatacagaaaatgaaATACTAGGACGCACTCTCTGGGGTATTAATGGTGTAGGATTTGGTGGGTTTGCACCAACTCCTCCACcagaaggaaaaagaataatTACAACTACAAG TTCACATTCAAATAGCAATGTTCAAGCAGCTATAAATGCTTTGTCTCCTGATGAAGTTTTACGAGTTGGTGGTGCAGGGTATAAG GTGATACTTTTAATGGAAGGCAAGGCTCATGCTTATGTGTTCGCTAGTAAAGGTTGCAAAAGGTGGGATACTTGTGCCCCTGAAGCTATTCTTTATGCAGTTGGTGGTACACTAACTGACTTTTATGGAGAGCAGTATTCCTATAATGCAGAAACAGCATATTCAAATGACAAAGGTGTGTTAGCTACTGCCCCTGGTCAAACTCATCAATGGTATTTAAATCACATACCATACGAAATAAAGCAAAAATTAGGACAGTAG
- the LOC117156168 gene encoding luciferin 4-monooxygenase has translation MQKGFLNMQEKNILHGPPLPDLEFKNITLGQLILNQLSIRGSWVAQINAYTGKSQTFKDILDISRKLAIAFNREGLKKDDRIAICSENNLEFCPVVCAAFYLGITVCPLNPLYTERELKHALNISKPKYIFVSAIGAKNIYKVIPQLFWLPKLIMLTEAINSKLPSIKTLTSNIIIDNNFHACSVDVNDHVTVISCSSGTTGLPKGVMLTDKNFLSVIKNLAVASPNIVNTNTTGLALLPFFHVYSFSVMLVALVFGNKNVILPRFEEKLFLHAIEKYKIEHITVVPPLMVFLAKHPIVDKYNLSSIKEIWCGAAPLSEEIAKMVVKRLNMPIIKQGYGLTETTLAVMNSPDNNTKYTSVGTLVPGVSAKVIPIDGDESSKPLGPNNVGELCFKGDIIMKGYCDNEQATAATIDKDGWLHSGDVGYYDEQGYFYIVDRMKELIKYKGFQVPPAELEAILLTCPEIKDAAVIGLPHEEAGELPAAFVVKQEGSNITAEDIIKFVNERVSSHKRLRGGVKFIENIPRTASGKILRRILHDTLKSKL, from the exons ATGCAAAAAGGTTTTCTCAATAtgcaagaaaaaaatattttacatggaCCGCCATTGCCCGATTTGGAATTCAAGAATATAACATTAGGACAATTGATATTAAATCAATTAAGTATTCGTGGTTCTTGGGTAGCACAG ATAAATGCTTATACAGGAAAATCACAAACTTTTAAAGATATTTTAGACATTAGTCGGAAATTGGCAATTGCCTTTAATAGAGAAGGGCTAAAAAAAGATGATCGAATAGCTATATGTAGTGAAAACAATCTAGAATTTTGTCCAGTTGTATGTGCTGCGTTTTACTTAGGTATTACTGTCTGCCCATTAAATCCACTTTATACAGAAAGAGAATTAAAACATgcattaaatatatcaaaaccaaaatacatttttgtatcagcAATCGGAGCAAAGAACATATACAAAGTTATTCCTCAGTTATTCTGGTTACCAAAGCTTATAATGTTAACAGAAGCCATTAACAGTAAATTACCAAGTATTAAAACTCTAACATCAAACATAATTATTGACAACAACTTCCATGCCTGTTCTGTAGATGTTAATGATCATGTGACAGTTATTTCATGCTCTAGTGGCACTACAGGATTGCCAAAAGGAGTAATGTTAACAGACAAAAACTTTTTGTCTGTGATAAAAAATCTTGCAGTTGCATCGCCTAATATTGTAAATACCAATACAACAGGTTTAGCTTTATTACCATTCTTCCATGTGTATTCCTTTTCCGTGATGCTGGTAGCACTCGTTTTTGGAAATAAAAACGTAATTCTTCCACGTTTCGAAGAGAAACTATTCTTGCATGCCATAGAAAAGTACAAAATCGAGCACATAACTGTTGTGCCACCACTTATGGTGTTTTTAGCGAAACATCCTATtgtagataaatataatttatctagCATTAAAGAGATTTG GTGTGGTGCTGCGCCTTTGTCTGAGGAAATTGCAAAGATGGTCGTAAAGAGATTAAATATGCCAATAATAAAACAAGGATATGGATTAACAGAAACTACTTTGGCAGTGATGAATTCACCtgataataatacaaaatatacaagtgTAGGAACGTTAGTTCCAGGAGTATCAG CTAAAGTAATACCAATTGATGGAGATGAATCAAGTAAACCCCTAGGACCAAACAATGTAGGAGAATTATGTTTCAAAGGAGATATAATAATGAAAGGGTACTGCGATAATGAACAAGCTACCGCGGCAACAATCGATAAAGATGGTTGGTTGCACTCAGGAGATGTAGGATATTACGACGAACAGGGCTATTTCTATATAGTAGATCGTATGAAAGAACTTATTAAATACAAGGGATTTCAAGTTCCACCAGCTGAATTAGAAGCAATATTATTAACCTGCCCTGAAATTAAAGACGCGGCGGTTATTGGACTACCGCATGAAGAAGCAGGCGAACTACCGGCTGCTTTTGTTGTTAAGCAAGAAGGATCTAATATAACAGCAGAAGATATTATTAAATTCGTAAATG AACGTGTATCAAGCCATAAACGACTTCGAGGtggtgttaaattcattgaaaataTTCCACGAACTGCATCGGGAAAAATCTTACGACGAATCCTGCACGATACACTCAaatcaaaattgtaa